In a genomic window of Aggregatimonas sangjinii:
- a CDS encoding SusC/RagA family TonB-linked outer membrane protein has translation MKNSILIVIGIMLLSFSAVGQVSVSGIIVDEKGEPIPGANIVEKGTVNGAVSDFDGNYTITVSENATLIFSYLGYVTQEIEVNENTSIDVTLLVDNQQLDEVVVIGYGSVEKDKISSSISTVEGAELAKVTASNPAEALQGRAAGVQVLSSGGNPGASPQILIRGITTNNNSQPLIVVDGVLLPNGTSLNFLNPMDIENFQILKDASASAIYGSRASNGVVLITTKRGKEGKTTIDVDLSYGMQQLEKIQMAGADEYIQVMNLRRTNDGNEPLFDPADFTADTDWWDETIENYAPITNANVRASGGSEKIKYAGSVSFFDQQSNYTKGWYQKITGRFNLDFKISDKINLKQDLSPRIERFENTPGSLFNILRIDPLTEVFLPLDERQGRDQFSIFAASNNNVPNPVGGIARLFNETTFFGFFSNTQLDYKITPQLTFTSQFGLNISNARTDRFRPQFFTTPNQQREVNDIFRRTTQNSDYVLNNTINYKNTFHEKHYLNLLVGVLYDSQNFNYLEGFRDGVPSNVNPELRYLDAAVGENIQVQGNEAEDNIFSGIFRTIYSYDNKYFLTSTVRYDQSSRFPEDNRTGIFPSTSIAWDIDSEEFFNSSRINNLRLKFGIGQVGNQNINRNGQFFSVGSGNFVFDGTRVVTNFLSQFGNPGLQWETVKDTNIGLEAAMFDNALSFSVEYYNKTSEDLLFNVELPNYTGIPGLVAQNVGSFESKGIDFQVGYTKQMGDFSMDLNLNVSTNESTAKELAVGNEQLFGQKREDLGNRFIKITEEGGRVGLFYGFKTDGIFQNQTELNSHTSEDGTIIQPNAQVGDIRYEDFNKDGILNDEDLQTMGDPFADFYGGLTANLQYKNIDFSMQWYGTYGNDVFNFPTTFLYSGIQNVNIAEGTLSRVWSPENTGARFPRLTEIDPNGNYLRPSDIFIEDASYLRLRNIQLGYNFKVKGFQRCRLYLSGQNLLTFTNYSGFDPEVAANSGNIINDFGVDYARNPVTRTYLLGLNLSL, from the coding sequence ATGAAAAATTCAATTTTAATCGTAATAGGCATTATGCTGCTAAGTTTTTCAGCAGTTGGGCAAGTCTCGGTTTCCGGTATTATAGTCGATGAAAAAGGCGAGCCCATTCCAGGGGCCAATATCGTTGAAAAAGGGACTGTAAATGGCGCTGTATCCGATTTTGACGGTAATTATACGATAACAGTAAGCGAAAATGCAACCTTGATCTTTAGCTATTTAGGATATGTTACCCAGGAAATAGAGGTGAACGAAAATACTTCAATCGACGTTACCTTATTGGTAGACAATCAGCAACTTGATGAAGTTGTGGTCATAGGATATGGTTCAGTCGAAAAAGACAAAATATCCAGTTCCATTTCCACGGTAGAGGGCGCCGAACTCGCCAAAGTAACCGCCAGTAACCCTGCTGAAGCCCTGCAAGGTAGGGCCGCAGGTGTTCAGGTACTTTCTTCCGGAGGAAATCCCGGTGCTTCCCCACAAATACTAATCCGGGGTATCACCACCAACAACAATAGTCAACCGCTCATTGTAGTTGACGGGGTACTGTTGCCGAACGGCACTTCACTAAACTTTTTGAACCCAATGGATATCGAGAACTTTCAGATATTGAAAGATGCATCGGCGTCCGCAATATATGGGTCCAGGGCTTCCAATGGAGTGGTATTGATTACCACCAAAAGGGGTAAGGAAGGTAAAACCACAATCGATGTAGACCTATCATACGGAATGCAGCAATTGGAGAAAATACAGATGGCAGGAGCTGATGAATACATTCAGGTCATGAATTTAAGACGAACCAACGATGGTAACGAGCCCCTATTCGACCCCGCGGATTTTACCGCCGACACCGATTGGTGGGACGAGACGATTGAAAACTACGCCCCTATAACCAATGCCAACGTACGGGCTTCTGGCGGATCCGAAAAAATCAAATATGCAGGGAGCGTCAGCTTTTTCGATCAACAATCAAATTATACGAAAGGCTGGTACCAAAAAATTACCGGCAGATTTAACCTGGATTTCAAAATATCGGATAAAATCAATTTGAAACAGGATTTAAGTCCTAGGATAGAGCGCTTTGAAAACACCCCCGGCTCTCTCTTCAATATATTGAGAATAGATCCGTTAACAGAGGTTTTCCTTCCATTGGATGAACGCCAGGGCCGAGATCAATTCAGCATATTCGCAGCGAGCAACAACAATGTACCTAACCCCGTTGGCGGTATTGCCAGATTATTCAACGAGACTACCTTTTTCGGATTCTTCTCCAATACGCAGCTGGACTATAAAATAACACCACAGCTCACCTTTACCTCGCAATTCGGACTAAATATATCGAACGCAAGAACCGACAGGTTTAGACCCCAGTTTTTTACCACCCCTAACCAACAAAGGGAGGTCAATGATATCTTTAGAAGAACTACCCAAAACTCCGACTATGTCTTGAACAATACCATAAATTACAAGAATACCTTTCATGAAAAACATTATCTAAACCTTTTGGTAGGAGTCTTATATGATTCCCAAAATTTCAATTACCTAGAAGGGTTTCGCGATGGGGTGCCGAGCAATGTAAACCCCGAATTGAGATATCTAGACGCTGCAGTAGGAGAGAATATACAAGTTCAGGGCAATGAAGCCGAGGACAATATCTTTTCAGGAATTTTCAGGACCATTTACAGTTACGATAACAAATACTTTCTGACCAGCACGGTTCGCTATGACCAGTCTTCAAGATTCCCCGAAGATAACAGGACCGGTATTTTCCCCAGTACTTCCATTGCTTGGGATATAGATTCAGAAGAATTCTTCAATAGTAGTCGCATAAACAATTTACGTTTAAAGTTCGGTATCGGACAGGTTGGAAATCAGAACATAAATAGAAACGGTCAGTTTTTCTCGGTCGGCTCGGGAAATTTTGTATTCGACGGTACAAGAGTAGTCACGAATTTCTTGTCCCAGTTCGGAAATCCCGGTTTGCAATGGGAAACGGTAAAGGATACGAACATAGGGCTTGAAGCTGCCATGTTCGATAATGCACTTTCATTCTCGGTCGAGTACTACAACAAAACATCGGAAGACCTATTATTCAATGTAGAATTGCCCAATTACACCGGTATACCGGGCCTTGTGGCACAAAATGTAGGTAGCTTCGAATCTAAGGGAATAGACTTTCAAGTTGGTTATACGAAACAGATGGGCGATTTCTCTATGGACCTCAACCTTAACGTATCCACCAACGAAAGTACGGCTAAGGAACTAGCCGTGGGCAATGAACAATTGTTCGGTCAAAAAAGGGAAGACCTAGGCAACCGATTCATAAAAATTACCGAAGAGGGTGGACGAGTGGGACTTTTTTATGGCTTTAAAACCGATGGTATTTTTCAAAACCAAACGGAATTGAATTCGCATACCTCTGAAGACGGTACGATCATACAGCCAAACGCACAAGTTGGTGACATCAGGTACGAAGACTTCAACAAGGACGGAATTTTGAATGACGAAGATCTACAAACCATGGGCGATCCTTTTGCGGACTTTTATGGGGGGCTCACCGCTAATTTGCAGTACAAGAACATCGATTTCTCCATGCAATGGTACGGTACTTACGGAAATGATGTCTTTAACTTTCCCACCACATTTCTGTATTCCGGCATTCAGAACGTCAACATAGCAGAGGGAACCCTGAGCAGGGTATGGTCGCCAGAGAACACGGGAGCAAGATTCCCCAGGTTGACGGAAATAGACCCAAATGGAAATTATTTAAGACCTTCAGATATATTTATCGAAGATGCTTCTTATTTACGTTTGAGAAATATACAATTAGGCTATAACTTTAAAGTGAAAGGATTTCAACGATGCAGACTGTATCTATCGGGCCAAAACCTGTTGACGTTCACCAATTATTCCGGTTTTGACCCGGAGGTAGCGGCCAATAGCGGTAACATCATTAACGATTTTGGTGTGGATTATGCCCGCAACCCAGTTACCAGAACCTATTTACTCGGCCTTAATCTGTCGCTATAG